A genomic stretch from Carbonactinospora thermoautotrophica includes:
- a CDS encoding 2-oxoacid:ferredoxin oxidoreductase subunit beta, whose product MSEATPRTYPALALVPKTDATQTAKDFKTDQEVRWCPGCGDYAILAAVQGFLPELGLRRENIVFVSGIGCSSRFPYYMNTYGMHSIHGRAPAIATGLACTRPDLSVWVVTGDGDALSIGGNHLIHALRRNVNLKILLFNNRIYGLTKGQYSPTSEQGKITKSTPFGSLDTPFNPISLALGAEATFVARTIDSDRKHLTEVLRQAAAHQGAALVEIYQNCNIFNDGAFDNLKNPATRDDATIRLEHGQPIRFGKDLDKGVARGAGGSLRIVDVAEVGEDALLVHDAHATDPAQAFALSRLSTPTHTPIGVFRSVTRPTYDALMTEQLERAVAAQGEGDLGELLRGGDTWTIK is encoded by the coding sequence GTGTCTGAGGCGACACCGCGCACCTACCCCGCGCTGGCGCTGGTCCCGAAGACCGACGCCACGCAGACGGCGAAGGACTTCAAGACCGACCAGGAGGTCCGCTGGTGCCCCGGGTGCGGTGACTACGCGATCCTCGCCGCGGTCCAGGGTTTCCTGCCCGAGCTGGGCCTGCGGCGGGAGAACATCGTGTTCGTCTCCGGGATCGGGTGCTCCTCCCGGTTCCCGTACTACATGAACACCTACGGGATGCACTCCATCCACGGCCGCGCCCCGGCGATCGCGACCGGGCTGGCCTGCACCCGCCCGGACCTGTCGGTGTGGGTGGTGACCGGTGACGGGGACGCGCTCTCCATCGGCGGCAACCACCTGATCCATGCCCTGCGGCGTAACGTCAACCTGAAGATCCTGCTGTTCAACAACCGGATCTACGGCCTGACCAAGGGCCAGTACTCGCCCACCTCCGAGCAGGGCAAGATCACCAAGTCCACGCCGTTCGGATCGCTGGACACCCCGTTCAACCCGATCTCGCTGGCGCTGGGTGCGGAAGCGACGTTCGTGGCCCGCACCATCGACTCCGACCGCAAGCACCTGACCGAGGTGCTGCGTCAGGCCGCGGCCCACCAGGGTGCTGCGCTGGTGGAGATCTACCAGAACTGCAACATCTTCAACGACGGCGCGTTCGACAACCTCAAGAACCCGGCCACCCGGGACGACGCCACCATCCGGCTGGAGCACGGGCAACCGATCCGGTTCGGCAAGGACCTGGACAAGGGCGTGGCCCGCGGGGCGGGCGGCTCGCTGCGGATCGTGGACGTGGCCGAGGTCGGTGAGGACGCCCTCCTCGTCCACGACGCGCACGCCACCGACCCCGCCCAGGCGTTCGCGCTGTCCCGACTGTCCACCCCCACCCACACCCCGATCGGCGTGTTCCGCAGCGTGACCCGGCCCACCTACGACGCGCTGATGACCGAGCAACTGGAGCGGGCGGTCGCCGCCCAGGGCGAGGGCGACCTAGGCGAGCTGCTGCGCGGCGGCGACACCTGGACGATCAAGTGA
- the rarD gene encoding EamA family transporter RarD — MSRERTGLLFGIAAYGIWGLFPLYWPLLEPADAVEILAHRMVWALVTVLVMLAVLRHWSWLRTLRRTPGVLVRLALAGLTIGANWGTYIWAVNNAHVVEASLGYCVNPLTLVLLGVLVFRERLRRAQWAALGIGVVAVVIFSAGAGAPPWIALALAFTFSAYGLLKKQANTGTLEALTVETAVLLPVAAGYIAWLEATGRATVGHVSGWHTLLIASSGLVTAVPLLCFGAAATRIGLAQLGFLQYVTPVTQLAIGVLVYGEPMPPYKIVGFLLVAVALAVLATDGLRAARRVPRRPAEDTEPLPAEMG; from the coding sequence GTGTCGCGAGAACGCACCGGGCTGCTCTTCGGGATTGCCGCGTACGGCATCTGGGGGCTGTTCCCCCTGTACTGGCCCCTGCTCGAACCGGCCGACGCGGTCGAGATCCTGGCCCACCGAATGGTGTGGGCGCTCGTCACCGTGCTGGTGATGCTCGCCGTGCTGCGGCACTGGAGCTGGCTTCGCACCCTGCGGCGCACCCCGGGGGTGCTCGTCCGCCTCGCGCTCGCCGGGCTGACCATCGGCGCCAACTGGGGCACCTACATCTGGGCCGTCAACAACGCGCACGTGGTCGAGGCGTCGCTCGGCTACTGCGTGAACCCGCTGACGCTGGTGCTGCTCGGCGTTCTCGTCTTCCGGGAGCGCCTGCGCCGCGCCCAGTGGGCCGCGCTCGGCATTGGCGTGGTCGCGGTCGTGATCTTCTCCGCCGGCGCGGGCGCGCCCCCGTGGATCGCGCTGGCGCTCGCGTTCACGTTCTCGGCGTACGGGCTGCTCAAGAAGCAGGCGAACACCGGCACGCTGGAGGCGCTGACCGTGGAGACCGCCGTCCTGCTGCCGGTCGCCGCCGGATACATCGCATGGCTGGAGGCCACGGGCCGAGCCACGGTGGGACACGTGTCCGGCTGGCACACGCTCCTGATCGCGAGCAGCGGCCTGGTCACCGCGGTCCCGTTGCTCTGCTTCGGCGCCGCCGCCACCCGGATCGGCCTGGCCCAGCTCGGGTTCCTGCAGTACGTCACCCCGGTGACACAGCTCGCGATCGGTGTCCTCGTATACGGCGAGCCCATGCCCCCATACAAGATCGTCGGCTTCCTGCTGGTCGCGGTCGCGCTCGCCGTCCTGGCCACCGACGGCCTGCGCGCCGCACGCCGTGTCCCCCGCCGGCCGGCCGAGGACACCGAGCCGCTGCCCGCCGAGATGGGCTGA
- a CDS encoding LolA family protein: MDEFPMEQASPSQRRRAGRLAVGLGVAGALVAAGVGTAIAVDGSPGLPQVSASELLNRMQNARVDSLSGTLRVQITPPAGENQTSYSTTVLQQLQAASVRVAIAGDGKQRIETHGFFGDAALIRNGQDVWLYDAQRHTAVHTTAPAPEKPKKTAPARTATRTPAQTPAAQPWLDLTDLPVPVQQDVKELFSAVRTHADARVTGTDLVAGRDVYLLELRPKSDLAPERVHKVEVAVDAKTSIPLRVEVYGPESGTPIVRAGFTQISFGKPGDSEFTLPQDVKVVKGEQGFDQLARSFLSKLPRHSVPSSMPTQPGR, translated from the coding sequence ATGGACGAATTCCCGATGGAGCAGGCCTCCCCGTCGCAGCGTCGACGGGCGGGTCGGCTCGCGGTCGGGCTCGGGGTGGCCGGCGCGCTGGTAGCCGCCGGCGTCGGCACCGCGATCGCCGTCGACGGCTCCCCGGGCCTGCCGCAGGTCTCCGCGTCCGAGCTGCTGAACAGGATGCAGAACGCACGTGTGGACAGCCTATCCGGCACGCTGCGGGTCCAGATCACACCCCCGGCGGGGGAGAACCAGACGAGCTACAGCACGACCGTGCTCCAGCAGCTCCAGGCGGCCAGCGTCCGCGTCGCCATCGCTGGTGACGGCAAGCAGCGGATCGAGACCCACGGCTTCTTCGGCGACGCGGCCCTGATCCGAAACGGGCAGGACGTCTGGTTGTACGACGCTCAGCGCCACACCGCTGTTCACACGACCGCGCCCGCACCTGAAAAGCCCAAGAAGACGGCTCCGGCGCGCACGGCGACGCGGACCCCGGCCCAGACCCCGGCCGCGCAGCCCTGGCTCGACCTGACCGACCTGCCGGTCCCGGTGCAGCAGGACGTCAAGGAACTGTTCTCCGCCGTGCGGACCCACGCCGACGCTCGGGTCACCGGTACCGACCTCGTCGCCGGCCGCGACGTGTACCTGCTGGAGTTGCGACCGAAGAGCGACCTCGCGCCCGAGCGCGTGCACAAGGTCGAGGTCGCGGTCGACGCGAAGACCAGCATCCCGCTGCGGGTCGAGGTGTACGGCCCGGAGTCTGGCACCCCGATCGTCCGCGCCGGCTTCACCCAGATCTCGTTCGGCAAGCCGGGTGACAGCGAGTTCACGCTCCCGCAGGACGTCAAGGTCGTCAAGGGCGAGCAGGGCTTCGACCAGCTCGCTCGGAGCTTCCTGAGCAAGCTCCCCCGCCACTCGGTGCCGAGTTCCATGCCGACCCAGCCCGGGCGCTGA